The window CACGCGCCGATGATGTTCACGACCGACTTGGCTCTTCGAATGGATCCGGAATACGGCAAGATTTCTCGTCGATTCCATGACAATCCAGAGCAGTTTGAAAAAGCGTTTGCGAAGGCCTGGTACAAGCTCACTCACCGTGACATGGGCCCGGTTTCGCGATTGTTGGGTGACAGCGTTCCTGAACCGCAACTGTGGCAAGACCCGATTCCAGAAGCAACGTTTGACGTGATCGGATCAAAGGAGATCGAGCAGCTCAAGCAAAAGATCCTTGCAACCAATTTGACGTCGTCGCAATTGGTCTCGACGGCTTGGGCATCGGCATCAACATTCCGCAATAGCGACATGCGTGGCGGAGCCAATGGGGCTCGTATCCGTTTGGCACCGCAAAAGGATTGGGAAGTGAATGAGCCAGCCGAGTTGGCGAGCGTTCTGACAACTTTGGAAGGTGTGCAGAAAGAGTTCAACGCATCACGCAAAGACGGAAAGCAAGTTTCGATGGCTGACCTGATTGTCCTCGGCGGTTGTGCTGGTGTGGAAGCCGCAGCCATGAAGGCTGGGCATGCGATCCAAGTTCCGTTCACTCCCGGTCGCACCGATGCGACTCAAGAAATGACGGACGTGGAAAGCTTTGAACCGCTGAAACCGATTGCCGATGGTTTCCGCAACTACCAAGGTCACAACGCGGATCGTCCCGCCGAAGAGATGCTGGTTGACAAAGCCAATTTGCTCTCGCTGACCGCTCCCGAAATGACAGTGTTGGTTGGCGGCATGCGTGCACTTGATACCAACGCGGGTGCTGGGCCGTTGGCCGACCTTGGCAAATTGACGAAACGTCCGGGCGCGTTGACCAACGATTTCTTTGTCAACCTGCTGGATATGAATACGGTTTGGAAACAGTCACCGATGTGCGAACACTTTTTTGAAGGACGTGATCGCGAATCGGGTAACTTGAAATGGACCGCCAGCCGTGTTGATTTGGTGTTCGGATCCAACTCTCAATTGCGAGGAATCGCCGAGGTGTACGCCAGCGAAGATGCGAAGGAAAAGTTCGTGAAGGACTTTGTTAACGCATGGACGAAGGTCATGAACCTTGATCGATTCGACGTCAACGATTCGGAATCGACGGAGACTCAAGTCGCCGCGAAGTGATTTGATTTGCTGAGACGAGTTGTCGTTCGCAAACCGGCACGGGTCGTTCGGTTAAACACCGGACGGCCCGAGTGCGGTTGAACATTCGCCGCGATCCACCAATCGCGGCGTTTTCTATTTGAAGGTCGAAGAGCGACTCCACCCAAACACTTCAGCCGCCGGCCATTAGGCCCGGTTCCTGGGCACGGAAACACTAATTTCCACCGGGTTGGGGCGTTGGTTTGAGATGTTTGATGGCTTTGATCGACTGTTGTTGTGAGAACCGCGGCTAACGCCGTTCGGCTAATTTGTTGGCTCCGTGAAGGCATGGTGCGCGGCTGGTCCGGGGCCTATTAGCCGCCGGCCGTTAGGCCCGGTTTCTGCGCACGAACACCCGAGTTGTAACTGGTTCGGGGCGTTGGTTGCAGGTGCTCGACCGCTGCGATCGGCAGTGGTTGCGGGAACCGCGGCTAACGCCGTTCGGCTAATGGGTTGGCTCCGCGAGGGCATGGCACGCGGCTGGATCCCGAGCCTGTCAGCCGCTGGCCGTTAGGCCCGGTTCTTGCGCACGAACACGCGAATTTACACCGGGTTGGGCGTTGGTTTGAGGTGCTCGACCGCTGCGATTGGCGGTGGTTGTGGGAACCGCGGCTAACGCCGTTCGGCTAATCTTTGCGATCGACGACCCGTTTGATCTTTGCCAGAATCACGTCGCCGGCAAAGCAGCCGCCTTTGTAGCAGAGCTCTTTCCCACCACCGCCACCCGCAAAAGTCGGTTGGTGGGCGGACTTCATCGGCCACCCAGGACCATTGGTTGATCCGGTGATGTACAAATCACCGGCCGTATCGAGGTAGCACGATCGTCCATCGTCGTAGCTCTCTCCTCCGATAAAGCTGCTGAATTTTAAACTCGAAAAGTCATTCGCCAGCACCACCGCGATCGCATCGTTGGGGGTGGACTGTGTTGATTGCAACGCATTGTCGGTCAGCGGGAAATCAGCCGAGGCAGCGTTCCCTGTGAAAAACACGTCGCCATGGTCGTCGGCGTAGATACCATCTGGACCTTCGTTGCCGGTTCCGCCCAAATACGTGCACCTCAACAATCCACCTTGCGGCGAAAACTTCGCGACGACAATGTCTCGATTGCCTCCCGCGAATGCGGGTTGCACAACGCCCGACGTCACCGGCAAATCCTTGCTGGTGGTAGAGACGGCGAGATAGGCGTTGCCGGATGAGTCCACCGCCATGCTGTGCGTGCTGTTGCCCTCCTCATCGCCCGAGCTTCCAAAGTAGGTGCCAGCAAGCAGTTCGTTTCCGTCGGGGCTGATCTTTGCGATGAACGAATCGGCACCTCCGCTATACGTTCGTTGGTGAGCCTTTTCGGTGGTGGGAACGTCGGGCGAATTCGTCGTGAAGTTCAAAAACACGTTTGCGTTGTTGTCCAACCGCAATCCGCAGTTGCCAACCTCGTCACGCGAGCCACCCAACCAAGTTGCCCAGATGACGTTCTGTCCGTTAGGAGAGATTTTGATGGCACCCACCTCAGCACCGCCCATCGGTTGATCGCGAAAAGCATTCGCGAACCACCGCATCGGTGGCTTGGGACCGTTTCCGGTGTAGCAGAGTGGAAGGTAGACCGAACCTTTCGCATCAACCGATACATCGCGACACAGTTGATTGACGCCAACATAAGAACTCCAGAGCACCGAAGAACCATCGGAGCTCAGCTTGGTCACAAACCCATTCTGCATACCATAAATGCTTTGCTTGGAACCCTGGAACGTTGTCTGGAATGCTCGTGCGGTCACCGGAAATTCAGGGCCAGCTCTTCCGGCAACGATGATGTTGTCTGCTGCGTCGACTTCAACCGCGTAGGCGCGGTCGTAGTTTGGACCGCCCAGCAAAGTCGACCAAAGCAGTGCGCCGTTTGGATCAAATTTGCACACAAAGGCATCGCAGTGACCGGCACTGTCCGTCTTGGTTCCTGACCGATCCTGAGTTCGCTGGAACGCTTTGTCGGTGGTGGGGAAGTCATTGGAAACGGTGCCGCCGACGATGATGACGTTGCCGGTGGAATCGACGCAGACGTCGCGAGCATGTTCCCAATCACTGCCGCCTAGAAAGGTTGAGAATTCAATTTGGTAGTCTGCCGCGGAAGCAGACCTAACCGCTCCGGCGATCAGGAAAAGGACCATGACAGCCGCGAACAACGGCATGGGGTTGCGTCGAGGTCGGTTCAAGGTGAATCCCTTGTTTGAAGCTACTGATTCGCAACAGAGTTGAAAGTGACAATCTCGTCGTTTGGATGTGTCAGTGGGACGCGTCGGGTATTCGAGGATTCGCGATGACGGCGGTGCCGCTACTGCAGATCATCAGCATCGATCTGCCCACGGTTGAATAGTCGAATCGTATTCCGATCACCGCATTTGCCCCCAGTTGTTTGGCTCGCTCGGACATCTCCGCGAGTGCAGCATTGCGACCTCGAATCAGAACCTTTTCATAGTCGCCTGCTCGACCGCCAACGACGTCTGTGAACACTGCCGAAATATCTCGTAGAACATTCGCACCATAAATGGTCTCGCCGAAAACTGGACCTCGATAGGCTTCGATTATGTGTGTTTCGAACGTTGACGTGGTTGTCATCGGCATCTCAATCTGGAAGTTGATTTCGTCCGGATCGGATCCTGGTCGCGCGGCGCCACATTTTCGACAAACATTGTATCCCAGTTCAGTCGTGCCGCCGCACGCAGGGCATTTCCAAGGCATTCATTCAATTCAAGCGAGGGAATGGGGTTGGTGTGTTTGAGGTGTCGCGACTGGATAGTCGCGTCGACAAATCACGTTGCTGAATCTTTGGGCTGGCCCGGATTAGGCGACCGCGAAAGCAGCCGCCGCCACGCCAATCCGTGCTAGCAAGCCAATGCCCAGCATTAACACCGGAATCTTCAATTCCTGGAAATTCATGATTCCGTACACCAGACACAGCGGAGAGATGATCAAGCACCCAATGCCCCAGAGAACTTCGCCTTCGCTGAACGCCATCACCGCGATCCAGAGCCACCCGATGATGCTAGCGATTGCAGCAGTCATTGCCAGAATATTGAGAAGGATTTCCATGAGCGAGCTCGATCGTGTTCCTGAAGATGCGGTACGGCGGCCTCTGTTCAAGGCCGCCTGAGGAACAAAAGGATACCACGTCCTACCAACTGGCGGGGTGGCCGACCGCTAGGCAGACGCTACGACGCTGCGTACTTGGGCGAGCGGATCAAAACGTTTTCAAAGCAGTGTGTTGATCCTTCTGCAATCGATTGGTTCGATCCGGCTGGATCCACCGCTGTCAATCTTCATCAAGTGTGAACTCGTCCTCTCGACAATTGAACTTTGATGTTGATCAGTTGCATGGTTCGGTGGTCTTGGACCAATAGGCGAACGATTCCACCTCGGCCCGCGTGACGTTGCAATGCAACGTCCAAGTTCAACTGCGAATTTTCGAGCACACCAATTTGTTGCCCGTTGACCGCAACGATTCGATCACCCACTTCGAGACCAAACCGAGAGGCGGCTGTGTTTGGAGTGACCTCCGTGAGTAGCAATCCGGTGGAAGTGTATTTTCCATACACGCCGAGGTACCATCCCGCCGCAGGATGTCGAATCGGACTGCCCGGCTTCGGTTCGACAAAACCGTTGCCGCGTTCAGCATCGATCGGACGGCGGTCATTCGTTTCCGGATCATCCGCAAGCAGTGCGATTGGGCTGGCAACCAACCATAGCAACGAAGAAACCAAAAACACACGAAAAGACATTGAAACGCTCATTGGTGAACCCCTCAACCTTTGTGCCGATGCGACGCAACAACGCGGCTGCCATTTGGGCACTCGAGATGGCCGCAAGGCGAATTGCTGCAACTTTTATTCCTGACAACTGTGGTTCTCAACGAGCTGAATAGACACCGTGTAGCCTGTTTGTTCGTCGGTCTCTCGCCGGATCAATCCCGTCTCGTCATGGTGTTGTCGTCGTCGGCTGCCATTCGTGAACGAGTGTGTTGGTGGCGAAGATGCGTCACCAATAGCGAGAGACCGGCGGACACGGTCCAAATGGCCGAAATGAACGCGAAAAACGGTGCGGCCAAATTGAAAAATGCGAGCCAACTGATTTCATCCGGAAAAGGAATGACGTTGCCATTGGCGTCGAATGATCGAACTCGCGGGAATGTGGGGACCAAAAGACAAGCCATGGGCCCTCCGAGAACGATCGACCAAAAGAAGCCATTTCGGCAGCCGATCAAAAAGGCATGCCCGGCGGATTGGAATCCAGTTGGTCGGGCGGGTTCAAGCAGCTCGGCCCGCGGAGGCTTGAACGGGTCCGGCTTCGCCCGCATGTTGTTTTGTTCGTTCATCTTTGAAACCCGTGGTTGGTGTCTCGTCAACGTAAACCAAATTTGGGTGGAATGGGTGATTGGTTGTGATCACGCCTCGCTATGTTCCAAAGCATCGGTTGGGATGCCATGTGGAACATGGCCTACGGGAATGACGATTGCGAGTTTGGTTAGACGGATGGAACGACGTAGGCCAGGTTGTACCTGGCGGCGGTGACTGGCCGGTGGTTTGGATGTTTCGATGAAGGGTTGAGGTGAGATCACGCCTCGCTTTGTTCCAAAGCATCGGCTGGGATGCCATGTGGAACATGGCCTACGGGGGATGACCTCGGGGGCGTTGTTCTGCCCGTGATCTCTGTTGCTTCGATCGGTTGGGGTGGGCTTTCTGTCAATCCCCACTGACATCTTTGATGAAGGGCGATCCAATGCATCGCTTCGAATTCGATGCAACGAACAACCGTATGAAATCTGACAAACACAACGATGACCGCTCGGTGCGTCCAAGGTTCGCGAACTTTCCCTTCGATCCTTCTTCCGTGCCATTCTTCTACGGAACGGTCGTCTTGGTGTGCGGAACGTTGGGCGTGTTGGCGAGTGCGCCCGGACAAACCGTTGGGGTGTCAGTCTTCACGGACTTTTTGATTGAGGCTCACCAGCTATCACGAAGTTGGATCAGCTTTGCTTATCTGTCGGGAACAATCGGCAGTGCATTGCTGATCAGTCGTGCTGGTCGATACTACGATCGTTTCGGTGGACGCTGGGTTTCTGCTGGTTCCGCAGCGATGCTGGCGATCGTTTTGGTCGCGATGAGCTTTTCCGATGAGAT of the Rhodopirellula baltica SH 1 genome contains:
- a CDS encoding NHL repeat-containing protein, whose translation is MNRPRRNPMPLFAAVMVLFLIAGAVRSASAADYQIEFSTFLGGSDWEHARDVCVDSTGNVIIVGGTVSNDFPTTDKAFQRTQDRSGTKTDSAGHCDAFVCKFDPNGALLWSTLLGGPNYDRAYAVEVDAADNIIVAGRAGPEFPVTARAFQTTFQGSKQSIYGMQNGFVTKLSSDGSSVLWSSYVGVNQLCRDVSVDAKGSVYLPLCYTGNGPKPPMRWFANAFRDQPMGGAEVGAIKISPNGQNVIWATWLGGSRDEVGNCGLRLDNNANVFLNFTTNSPDVPTTEKAHQRTYSGGADSFIAKISPDGNELLAGTYFGSSGDEEGNSTHSMAVDSSGNAYLAVSTTSKDLPVTSGVVQPAFAGGNRDIVVAKFSPQGGLLRCTYLGGTGNEGPDGIYADDHGDVFFTGNAASADFPLTDNALQSTQSTPNDAIAVVLANDFSSLKFSSFIGGESYDDGRSCYLDTAGDLYITGSTNGPGWPMKSAHQPTFAGGGGGKELCYKGGCFAGDVILAKIKRVVDRKD
- a CDS encoding YbjQ family protein, whose translation is MTTTSTFETHIIEAYRGPVFGETIYGANVLRDISAVFTDVVGGRAGDYEKVLIRGRNAALAEMSERAKQLGANAVIGIRFDYSTVGRSMLMICSSGTAVIANPRIPDASH
- a CDS encoding PDZ domain-containing protein; amino-acid sequence: MSFRVFLVSSLLWLVASPIALLADDPETNDRRPIDAERGNGFVEPKPGSPIRHPAAGWYLGVYGKYTSTGLLLTEVTPNTAASRFGLEVGDRIVAVNGQQIGVLENSQLNLDVALQRHAGRGGIVRLLVQDHRTMQLINIKVQLSRGRVHT
- a CDS encoding DUF1589 domain-containing protein — translated: MARKKDRRESSRTLDAPSGHRCVCQISYGCSLHRIRSDALDRPSSKMSVGIDRKPTPTDRSNRDHGQNNAPEVIPRRPCSTWHPSRCFGTKRGVISPQPFIETSKPPASHRRQVQPGLRRSIRLTKLAIVIPVGHVPHGIPTDALEHSEA